One Ooceraea biroi isolate clonal line C1 chromosome 6, Obir_v5.4, whole genome shotgun sequence genomic window carries:
- the LOC105280905 gene encoding neutrophil collagenase: MLDRRYGGAVCPDDLDGPGKVLAHATLPTEARNDVSENSHHLLQTLVHEIGHSLGLSHTTDENSLMYAYSPAVDWPVVLGMEDVLAVRNLYDAAKDEPSTVVPAEPTVVQTTTTPATTTTASPEPPDPAVRVSIGLGGKIVDRPFFLRDYVRFLPKTVTRLSAAYQTIKGDLVLFADGWVYMVSYPALELRASWPRRITDLGLPPNAVINAALNSHTGRTYVIYNDYAVLEMNECNMTARGYHTLQTVFPGIPSSVRTAYRYTDGHLYFVHRDRFFAYEFTETVTRSGEFDLDAIGVMCPREDILRKLWDLLARLARSSVAFD, encoded by the exons ATGCTGGACCGTAGGTACGGCGGCGCCGTTTGTCCCGATGACCTCGATGGACCGGGCAAGGTGCTCGCTCACGCGACGTTACCCACAGAGGCTCGGAACGACGTGTCGGAA AATTCGCATCATCTGCTGCAAACGCTCGTTCACGAGATCGGTCACTCGTTGGGGCTATCGCACACCACGGACGAGAACTCGCTCATGTACGCGTACTCACCCGCCGTGGACTGGCCGGTGGTGCTCGGTATGGAAGACGTTCTCGCCGTGCGGAATCTCTACGACGCCGCGAAGGACGAGCCGTCGACCGTGGTGCCTGCCGAGCCTACGGTCGTACAAACGACTACGACGCCTGCGACTACGACGACGGCATCGCCGGAACCGCCCGATCC GGCAGTACGCGTGTCGATCGGCCTGGGTGGGAAGATCGTCGACAGACCGTTCTTCCTGAGGGATTACGTGAGGTTCCTGCCAAAGACCGTCACGCGCCTGTCGGCGGCGTATCAGACGATCAAGGGGGACCTGGTGTTGTTCGCCGATGGCTGGGTGTACATGGTATCTTATCCCGCCCTCGAGTTACGCGCGTCGTGGCCACGACGTATCACGGATCTCGGGCTTCCGCCCAACGCCGTAATCAACGCCGCGCTGAACTCGCACACGGGTCGCACCTACGTCATATACAACGATTACGCTGTACTGGAAATGAACGAATGTAACATGACGGCTCGCGGGTACCACACGCTGCAGACCGTTTTCCCGGGTATACCGTCGTCGGTGCGCACGGCCTACCGCTATACCGATGGACACCTCTACTTCGTTCATCGGGATCGCTTCTTCGCGTACGAGTTCACCGAGACCGTGACGAGGTCCGGGGAGTTCGATCTCGACGCGATCGGCGTGATGTGTCCTAGGGAGGATATCCTACGGAAATTGTGGGATCTGCTCGCTCGACTCGCTCGTTCGAGCGTCGCGTTTGATTAG